A genome region from Penicillium psychrofluorescens genome assembly, chromosome: 3 includes the following:
- a CDS encoding uncharacterized protein (ID:PFLUO_004189-T1.cds;~source:funannotate): protein MPNILTTLGLSAAPGQAPQNHASTLLLANWALAYVLMSTRVQKNFYGLDHNVMPRDDLSKYGEAAVQAGKLDRRTLNKLKRQEAAHANAQEGYPFFVAAILVSLYAGVDNETINTIGVWYTASRVVFSLLYTYIESSGASYLRSVAWWSGNISCITGLILAGKKL, encoded by the exons ATGCC GAACATTCTGACTACCCTCGGCCTCAGCGCTGCCCCTGGCCAGGCACCGCAGAACCACGCTTCAACGCTGCTGTTGGCCAACTGGGCGCTTGCATACGTACTGATGAGCACCCGTGTCCAGAAGAACTTCTACGGGCTGGACCACAATGTGATGCCTCGTGATGACCTCTCCAAGTACGGCGAGGCCGCCGTACAGGCGGGCAAACTGGACCGACGCACTCTCAACAAGCTCAAGCGCCAGGAGGCGGCGCATGCCAACGCGCAAGAAGGATATCCGTTTTTTGTGGCAGCGA TCCTTGTCTCCCTTTATGCCGGAGTGGACAATGagaccatcaacaccatcggTGTCTGGTATACAGCGTCGCGGGTGGTCTTCAGCCTGCTGTATACGTACATAGAGTCCAGTGGAGCAAGCTACCTGCGCTCCGTGGCTTGGTGGTCTGGCAACATCAGCTGCATCACTGGGCTGATACTTGCTGGCAAGAAGCTGTAG
- a CDS encoding uncharacterized protein (ID:PFLUO_004190-T1.cds;~source:funannotate), with protein MSPSVSRMRPPRDSNDQAAGSGMFVFDSKLGPKSSFNRVTKRSHPDDQRELRELRHRLHVLENALGRPSALQTPETSVCDVFSELGTAHSNEIAGIDERVRYLPDASFRGKKGKAHYCGRSHYVTSMSFFQDVGTFLRHGRKTKGKCSEYTDMKQFKRGLWSQENQDHQRAFREQAFKLEDMVPPRNVADQLLQLYLETFETTYRVLHVPTFVSEERPELTIPKKYSDYWNNALPNDTTFVAQLLAVLAAGSSFYVPSGRQDQETYQKSAVKWIMAVQSYILCTFVSPEINLRTIQTQCLLLVARLAVSSDSEVAWSSSGWLIRSAMTMGLHRDPTRFRKISPFHREMRRRLWATIVELDLKLALDGGFPPSMDLDECDCSPPSNWEDEKLTPDMENNPAPSSLTAYTQNLYQVLLSKSLPLRHRIVKTINSLRFEFSYDEALRLSEELMRLMQNASSLFEDNTLGTPPGEVGRHRFAQSLYLFIMRKSLLALHRPFSLSVLRLPKFSYSRKICLEGSLEMLSQLAFSPSEATGAGGSLRLAQLGTSMFRDEIFHAALTICVELSLQADEVNQTSSLEGANSSGVLGLMIQSQQGAMLQAVERTVDAFASRIGAGGKGCKPYFFLSLVLASVKSRVKGEDPSSNIEATSMNVVRICRTTLNGIPWPEAQAVAERQVDKTPMPENQITPVSDMPNGLDPAVLLSADMNEFTPMDLGGWFDSLDYGGPELWDYDLFDSLPPI; from the exons ATGTCGCCCTCTGTATCGCGGATGCGTCCTCCGCGAGATTCGAACGACCAGGCTGCGGGCTCTGGCATGTTCGTTTTTGACTCCAAACTGGGGCCAAAATCAAGCTTCAATCGCGTGACAAAGCGCAGTCACCCGGATGACCAGCGCGAGTTGCGTGAGCTGCGACATCGCCTCCATGTGTTAGAGAATGCATTGGGTCGGCCATCAGCGCTCCAGACCCCCGAAACGTCGGTCTGTGACGTCTTCTCAGAGCTCGGCACAGCTCATAGCAACGAGATCGCAGGAATTGATGAACGTGTCCGATACTTGCCGGATGCGTCTTTCCGTGGAAAAAAGGGCAAGGCCCACTATTGTGGACGCAGCCATTATGTCACTTCAATGTCGTTT TTTCAAGATGTTGGGACCTTTCTGCGCCATGGTCGGAAGACTAAGGGCAAGTGCTCTGAGTATACCGATATGAAGCAGTTCAAAAGGGGGCTCTGGTCCCAAGAGAATCAGGATCATCAGCGTGCCTTTCGTGAACAAGCCTTTAAGCTAGAAGATATGGTTCCACCGCGAAACGTAGCGGACCAGCTACTCCAGCTGTATCTGGAGACGTTTGAGACTACCTACCGAGTCCTGCACGTACCAACTTTTGTATCG GAGGAACGCCCTGAGCTGACAATTCCGAAGAAGTATTCTGACTACTGGAACAACGCCCTGCCAAATGACACCACTTTTGTAGCTCAGCTACTGGCTGTGCTGGCAGCAGGCAGTTCTTTCTATGTTCCATCGGGccgccaagatcaagaaacCTACCAAAAGTCTGCTGTGAAGTGGATAATGGCGGTACAGTCGTATATTTTATGTACATTTGTCAGCCCTGAAATTAACCTGCGAACGATACAAACCCAGTGTCTTCTCTTGGTGGCCCGCCTGGCAGTGTCCAGCGACAGCGAAGTAGCCTGGTCCTCGTCCGGGTGGCTGATCCGCTCCGCGATGACGATGGGCTTGCACCGAGACCCAACCCGGTTTCGCAAAATTAGCCCGTTCCACCGTGAAATGCGACGCCGACTATGGGCCACCATTGTGGAATTGGATCTCAAGCTCGCCTTGGATGGAGGGTTTCCGCCATCTATGGACTTGGACGAGTGTGACTGCTCCCCGCCTTCGAACTGGGAGGATGAAAAATTAACTCCAGACATGGAGAACAACCCAGCTCCGTCTAGCTTGACAGCCTATACCCAAAACCTCTACCAGGTCCTCCTTTCGAAGTCTCTGCCCTTACGGCATCGGATTGTCAAAACAATCAACAGTCTTAGGTTTGAATTTTCCTACGACGAGGCATTGCGGCTAAGCGAAGAGCTCATGCGATTAATGCAAAATGCATCGTCTCTCTTTGAGGACAATACCCTAGGCACACCGCCTGGTGAAGTCGGACGGCATCGATTCGCCCAGTCCCTCTACTTGTTCATCATGCGCAAGTCTCTACTTGCTCTTCATCGGCCGTTTTCACTTAGCGTTCTGAGATTGCCAAAATTCTCATACTCACGCAAGATATGCCTTGAAGGATCCCTGGAAATGTTATCCCAATTGGCGTTTTCTCCGTCAGAAGCAACaggcgctggtggatctcTACGGCTTGCACAACTCGGAACCTCGATGTTCCGTGACGAAATTTTTCATGCGGCCCTTACTATCTGTGTGGAGCTCTCATTGCAGGCAGATGAGGTCAACCAGACCTCGTCACTGGAAGGAGCAAATTCCAGCGGGGTTTTAGGGCTTATGATTCAGTCGCAGCAAGGGGCTATGCTGCAAGCTGTAGAACGCACTGTTGACGCTTTTGCCAGTCGGATCGGGGCTGGCGGAAAGGGCTGCAAGCCGTATTTCTTCCTGAGTCTGGTTTTGGCATCGGTAAAATCCCGCGTGAAGGGAGAGGATCCGTCGTCAAATATTGAAGCCACCTCGATGAATGTGGTACGGATCTGCCGGACGACGCTGAATGGCATCCCGTGGCCTGAGGCTCAGGCAGTTGCTGAGCGTCAGGTAGATAAG ACACCGATGCCTGAAAACCAGATAACTCCAGTCTCGGACATGCCCAATGGACTGGACCCCGCGGTTCTTCTATCAGCCGACATGAATGAGTTTACG CCGATGGACCTGGGAGGCTGGTTTGATAGCCTAGATTACGGCGGCCCGGAACTCTGGGACTATGATCTATTTGACAGTCTGCCGCCGATTTGA
- a CDS encoding uncharacterized protein (ID:PFLUO_004191-T1.cds;~source:funannotate), whose amino-acid sequence MPAPLYPHTHSSVFAPASEANPDKNGPPRVQASHEDEDAIADIHRCLTEKDLPQYPEPHSSFDKFLEEQIQDGKKRSNRGVCFQSLSTWGEGNSHADIKTLATALWRTLTMRDVYEWTIQPWISSKKPQHGRPLIRDFSGVVQSGEIMLVLGRPGAGCSTFLRTVAGHHSSFLGVTGSIDYSGLSQEEVQKHYRGAVAYVPEDDVHFPTLNVRQTLEFALQSKTPKRYRERIPRYLEIYSRVFGMSHTMNTLVGNEYIRGVSGGERKRISIIETLATDSSVTCWDNSTRGLDASSALDYARSLRIMTDTSRKSTLLTLYQASDAIYELMDKVILIEEGRMLFQGPANEAKKYFEDLGYECADMQTTSDFLTSIPVPERRRFRPGWENRAPKGPIELENAFRQSTAFKKIDAEVKDYENRRLKGGSFCQSDSESGSVDEFKKTLQSDKSRFVSSKSPYTISLFRQIVLCAKRQVWQMKGHMSPLYIKLISCVVYGLLVGSMFYDQPQTTEGIYSRGGVLFYSSILLAWLQMSELEDAMQGKEIQTRQKKLAFVRPTAVCLARVLADLAVAAVLTFLYLIVLYFLSGLRSEAGSFFIDFLFIYTCTICLTAQFRVFAALFNNFEVALRYCGISVLFCIVFGGYVLSVDQLMQDVPWVGWLAYITPALYTYESVMAAEFHNAKFACESAKIVPSGPNYTDVTYQTCAYAGSQLGSTVVNGDDYLAAQFGFYYSHVWRNFGVLCLFTVVFVGLTCWLSEILEWELGSAGPIQYKGSQSLLNRNVNTQPDEENTPVSVDPNAPPAPFSESKSNQAIAPTESTFTWADLDLHVGSRQLLHGVDGFCKPGTLTALVGASGAGKSTLLTALTQRKSPGALSGSMFVDDQPVDHSFNRQIGYCQQMDIHDESSTIREAFEFSALLRQSRDVPKEEKLAYVKTVLYTLDLVELQDALIGSLDIEKKKRVTIGVELCARPKLLLFLDEPTSGLDSQGATSIVALLRHLADQGLAVLCTVHQANQQQLEEFDRVLALSPGGSTYYFGPVGKSGQAIFEYFREHGDNPEKVTNAADYLIEVVVGSMKAPRSHVNWVNVWQNSQEAEDVKKEIVQIRSHKDKSAQSSLGASLSPPLHQQTILLTQRTCRQFWRTAEYPYSRLYASFLHALINGLTYLQIGNSATDLQSKAFSCFLVLMLVPEFINAISMRFILNRDIWLAREGPSGVYSWVAFCTAQIVSEIPYAIVGAVVFYVPYYFIVGLPLGFAAGYSFLMFFLFFLFATSWGQWIAALSADSLVAATLMPFFIIMCELFNGVLRPHSQMPAFWKFTMYYITPFTYWIGGVLTAVLRGTPVICSQSELTIFESPQNMTCGEYAGPWLSSKGVGYLSNPDSSRKCGYCEYSWGDDYLSGIGLDSSKIWPYFGIFLAFTVSNYLMVYLLVYVRSVMKPFWR is encoded by the exons ATGCCTGCTCCTCTATACCCCCATACTCATAGCTCGGTCTTTGCCCCCGCCTCGGAAGCCAACCCAGACAAGAATGGCCCTCCTCGTGTGCAAGCATCccacgaggacgaggatgccatCGCCGATATTCATCGATGCCTGACGGAGAAGGACCTTCCACAGTATCCAGAACCGCACTCGTCCTTTGATAAATTCCTCGAGGAACAAATCCAGGATGGCAAGAAACGGTCGAATCGGGGTGTGTGCTTCCAGTCACTTTCAACCTGGGGAGAGGGAAACAGCCACGCCGATATCAAGACTTTAGCTACCGCGCTGTGGCGCACACTGACTATGCGTGATGTCTATGAATGGACAATCCAGCCGTGGATTTCAAGCAAGAAGCCCCAACATGGACGTCCTCTCATCCGAGACTTCTCCGGAGTTGTACAGAGTGGGGAGATCATGCT CGTGCTCGGTCGCCCTGGTGCGGGCTGTTCAACCTTTCTCCGCACAGTTGCCGGACACCACTCGTCTTTTCTTGGGGTGACTGGTTCAATTGACTATTCCGGTCTGAGTCAAGAGGAGGTCCAGAAGCATTATCGGGGAGCCGTGGCATATGTGCCCGAGGACGACGTTCATTTTCCTACACTGAATGTGCGCCAGACCCTGGAATTTGCGTTGCAGAGCAAAACCCCGAAAAGATACCGTGAACGCATCCCACGGTATCTTGAGATCTACAGCCGAGTCTTCGGCATGTCACACACCATGAATACGTTGGTGGGCAACGAGTATATACGAGGCGTTTCGGGTGGAGAGCGGAAACGGATTTCTATCATTGAGACCTTGGCCACTGACTCTTCCGTGACATGCTGGGATAATTCCACCAGGGGACTGGATGCGTCTTCTGCTCTGGACTATGCACGTTCTCTGCGGATCATGACAGACACCTCTCGAAAATCGACTCTCCTCACGCTATACCAAGCATCTGATGCTATATATGAGTTGATGGACAAGGTGATCTTGATTGAAGAAGGGCGAATGCTCTTTCAGGGCCCGGCAAACGAAGCCAAGAAGTACTTCGAGGATTTGGGCTATGAATGTGCCGACATGCAGACAACATCTGATTTCCTAACCAGTATCCCTGTTCCCGAGCGGCGCAGGTTTCGTCCAGGCTGGGAAAACCGTGCGCCCAAGGGACCAATTGAACTCGAGAATGCATTCCGACAAAGCACCGCGTTTAAGAAGATTGATGCAGAGGTCAAGGACTACGAGAATAGGCGGCTGAAGGGGGGCTCGTTTTGTCAGAGTGACTCGGAGTCTGGCAGTGTGGATGAATTCAAGAAAACCCTCCAAAGCGACAAATCTCGTTTCGTGTCATCCAAATCACCATACAccatctccctcttccgGCAGATTGTGCTGTGTGCCAAAAGACAGGTGTGGCAGATGAAAGGACACATGAGCCCTTTGTACATCAAGTTGATCTCTTGTGTGGTTTACGGGCTGCTGGTGGGATCTATGTTTTATGATCAGCCCCAGACCACGGAGGGCATCTACTCGCGCGGAGGTGTATTATTTTACTCCTCGATTTTGCTTGCTTGGTTGCAAATGTCCGAGTTGGAAGACGCAATGCAGGGTAAGGAGATCCAGACTCGTCAGAAGAAGCTCGCGTTTGTACGACCGActgctgtctgtctggcTCGGGTTCTTGCAGACTTGGCCGTAGCTGCTGTTCTTACATTCTTGTACCTGATTGTCTTGTACTTTTTGTCAGGTCTACGCTCGGAG GCTGGCTCATTCTTTATCGATTTCCTCTTCATCTATACGTGCACGATTTGCCTCACAGCGCAGTTCCGTGTCTTTGCAGCGCTGTTCAATAATTTTGAGGTTGCTTTGCGCTATTGCGGAATCTCTGTGTTGTTTTGCATTGTGTTTGGTGGATATGTCCTATCGGTGGACCAGCTAATGCAAGATGTTCCGTGGGTTGGGTGGCTAGCA TATATCACACCGGCACTGTATACCTACGAGTCCGTTATGGCAGCCGAGTTCCATAATGCCAAGTTCGCCTGCGAATCTGCCAAGATTGTCCCATCTGGGCCAAACTATACCGATGTCACATATCAAACTTGTGCTTATGCTGGCAGCCAGCTCGGCAGTACGGTAGTAAACGGTGACGACTATTTGGCGGCCCAGTTCGGCTTCTACTACAGTCATGTGTGGCGCAACTTTGGCGTCCTTTGTCTCTTTACTGTTGTTTTTGTTGGGCTCACCTGCTGGCTGAGCGAGATCCTTGAGTGGGAATTGGGCAGTGCTGGACCGATTCAGTACAAAGGCTCCCAGAGCTTGCTTAACCGGAATGTGAATACTCAACCCGACGAAGAGAATACTCCTGTTTCGGTGGATCCGAATGCGCCGCCAGCCCCATTTTCGGAAAGCAAATCTAACCAGGCAATTGCGCCGACCGAGTCCACTTTTACATGGGCTGACCTTGACTTACATGTCGGAAGTCGGCAATTGCTACATGGAGTGGACGGCTTCTGCAAGCCAGGGACTTTAACGGCGCTTGTTGGAGCTTCGGGGGCGGGCAAGTCTACGT TGTTGACCGCACTCACGCAAAGAAAGAGCCCAGGTGCTTTGTCGGGCTCGATGTTTGTGGACGACCAGCCTGTTGATCATTCTTTCAACCGACAAATTGGATATTGCCAGCAGATGGATATTCATGATGAAAGCAGTACAATCCGGGAAGCCTTTGAATTTTCTGCGCTACTTCGGCAAAGTCGAGATGTCCCTaaggaagaaaagctggCCTATGTGAAAACAGTCTTGTACACCCTAGACTTGGTGGAGCTCCAGGATGCGTTAATTGGATCGTTGGAcattgaaaagaagaaacggGTTACAATTGGGGTGGAGCTCTGCGCCAGACctaaactgcttttgttCTTGGATGAGCCAACAAGTGGTCTCGATAGCCAAGGAGCAACCAGCATTGTTGCCCTGCTCCGCCATCTGGCCGATCAAGGACTGGCAGTACTGTGCACTGTCCACCAGGCAAATCAGCAGCAACTCGAGGAG TTTGATCGCGTCCTTGCTCTAAGCCCCGGCGGAAGTACGTATTACTTCGGCCCGGTAGGGAAATCTGGCCAGGCCATCTTTGAGTATTTTAGGGAACACGGAGACAACCCCGAAAAAGTCACCAATGCAGCCGATTATCTTATTGAGGTAGTTGTTGGTAGTATGAAAGCCCCTCGAAGCCATGTCAACTGGGTCAATGTATGGCAGAACTCCCAAGAAGCCGAAGACGTCAAGAAAGAGATTGTTCAGATTCGTTCTCACAAGGATAAGTCTGCGCAATCTAGCCTTGGAGCATCCTTATCGCCACCTTTGCATCAGCAAACTATACTTTTGACCCAGAGGACATGCCGCCAATTCTGGAGAACTGCCGAGTACCCATATTCGCGACTATATGCATCTTTTCTCCATGCTCTCATCAATGGACTTACATACCTCCAGATCGGGAACAGCGCAACAGACCTCCAGTCCAAGGCTTTCTCGTGCTTCCTAGTCTTGATGCTGGTTCCAGAATTCATAAACGCCATCTCCATGCGGTTCATCCTGAATCGGGATATCTGGTTGGCGAGAGAAGGTCCCAGCGGAGTTTATAGCTGGGTGGCCTTCTGTACAGCACAGATTGTGTCCGAGATTCCGTATGCTATTGTTGGCGCCGTGGTATTTTATGTGCCGTATTACTTCATCGTTGGACTTCCCCTGGGATTTGCAGCCGGATACAGCTTCttgatgttcttcttgttcttcctctttgctACGTCCTGGGGACAGTGGATTGCCGCACTCAG TGCGGACTCTCTTGTGGCTGCGACCCTCATGCCTTTCTTCATCATTATGTGTGAGCTCTTCAATGGAGTTCTGCGTCCTCATTCGCAGATGCCTGCATTCTGGAAGTTTACCATGTACTACATCACACCGTTCACGTATTGGATTGGAGGTGTCCTCACTGCCGTGTTGCGAGGTACTCCTGTGATTTGCAGCCAAAGTGAATTAACTATTTTTGAGAGTCCACAGAACATGACATGTGGTGAATACGCAGGGCCATGGCTGTCTTCGAAGGGGGTTGGATACTTGTCCAACCCcgacagcagcagaaaaTGCGGCTATTGTGAATATAGTTGGGGTGATGAC TATTTGTCTGGGATTGGCCTGGACtcctcgaagatctggccGTATTTTgggatcttcctcgccttcaccGTCTCGAATTACCTGATGGTCTATCTTCTGGTCTACGTGCGCTCTGTCATGAAGCCCTTCTGGCGTTGA
- a CDS encoding uncharacterized protein (ID:PFLUO_004192-T1.cds;~source:funannotate), whose protein sequence is MRYNALIRTHHITSRKKVAALKRAADTHQCSVLLRYGGCPGIMYVEGDGRDGVDAWLGEVRQLKYKDFQLVARPGLLVLENDDSKDSSNASSGSDDLEMGVSEVDSVKEFGSRMAQRGVWGWWRSGMGYT, encoded by the coding sequence ATGCGGTACAATGCCCTGATCCGCACGCATCACATAACCTCGCGCAAGAAAGTTGCTGCGCTCAAGCGCGCCGCTGACACTCACCAATGCTCCGTGCTGCTCCGCTACGGCGGCTGTCCCGGCATCATGTACGTCGAGGGGGACGGACGCGACGGAGTGGACGCCTGGCTGGGCGAAGTGCGCCAGCTGAAATATAAAGACTTCCAGCTGGTGGCGAGGCCGGGGTTGCTCGTACTTGAGAATGACGACTCTAAGGACAGCAGCAATGCCAGTAGTGGCTCAGATGATCTCGAAATGGGGGTGTCGGAGGTTGATAGCGTCAAGGAGTTTGGGAGTCGAATGGCTCAGCGTGGAGTctgggggtggtggcggagcgGAATGGGATACACTTAG
- a CDS encoding uncharacterized protein (ID:PFLUO_004193-T1.cds;~source:funannotate) — MVTNSPRVPTKRRDSAASEQDFFDIPDESCLAVIKRQLRHIRTWVLFAVLALFFLWSWRKGPPPPPAPIPHINYNKVDWSRFAYTQYATSSTYLCNALMVFEALHRYGSRADRVLFYPQDWDLVVSDDNDRTSQLLMLAKEKYNVRVVPVSIEGLKKPDQEAAQESWDKSISKFFAFAEVAYDRIIQLDSDVTLLQNLDELFFLPSAPVAMPRAYWLLPEWQLSSLLIVLEPSFTEYYALKNLALAAAHGQLKLDSTSNRYDMDLLNSRYADSALVLPHRQYGLITGEFRAKDHGHYLGNDRDEWDPEKASDEAAFVHFSNDWKPWVMWSTDELADSQPRCKFFSGTPQESGCENRVAWKKLYDDFRKRRKEVCRLLSFPAHN, encoded by the exons ATGGTGACCAACAGCCCCAGAGTCCCGACCAAACGTCGGGATTCAGCCGCATCCGAGCAAGACTTTTTTGATATTCCCGATGAGTCATGCCTGGCCGTGATCAAACGCCAACTACGCCATATCCGAACCTGGGTCCTCTTCGCCGTCCTGgctcttttcttcttatGGAGCTGGCGTAAaggaccaccaccgccccCGGCGCCCATCCCGCACATAAATTACAACAAGGTCGACTGGTCGCGGTTTGCCTACACCCAATATgccacctcctcaacctATCTCTGCAATGCCCTCATGGTGTTCGAGGCCCTGCATAGATATGGCAGTCGAGCGGACCGCGTGCTGTTTTACCCGCAGGATTGGGATCTGGTGGTGTCGGATGATAATGACCGGACGAGTCAGTTGTTGATGCTAGCCAAGGAGAAGTATAACGTGCGGGTGGTACCCGTTTCTATAGAAGGGCTCAAGAAGCCCGACCAGGAAG CAGCCCAGGAGTCATGGGATAAGAGCATCTCAAAATTCTTCGCTTTCGCCGAGGTCGCATACGATCGCATCATTCAACTCGATTCCGACGTGACCCTCCTGCAGAACCTGGACGAATTATTTTTCTTGCCGTCTGCCCCTGTCGCGATGCCCCGAGCATACTGGCTCCTGCCCGAATGGCAGCTGTCCTCGCTGCTGATCGTCCTCGAACCCTCGTTTACCGAGTACTATGCCCTGAAGAATTTGGCCCTGGCCGCTGCGCATGGCCAGCTCAAGCTGGACTCGACCTCGAACCGTTACGATATGGACTTGTTGAACAGTCGCTACGCGGACTCGGCGTTGGTGCTTCCTCACCGGCAGTACGGCCTAATCACGGGCGAGTTCCGCGCTAAGGACCACGGGCACTACTTGGGCAATGACCGCGATGAGTGGGACCCCGAAAAGGCATCGGACGAGGCAGCGTTCGTGCATTTCTCTAATGACTGGAAGCCGTGGGTGATGTGGTCGACGGATGAGTTGGCCGATTCCCAGCCCCGCTGCAAGTTTTTCTCCGGAACACCGCAGGAGAGCGGTTGCGAAAACCGCGTTGCGTGGAAGAAGCTGTACGATGATTTCCGGAAACGACGCAAG GAAGTATGCCGTCTCTTGAGCTTCCCTGCTCATAATTGA
- a CDS encoding uncharacterized protein (ID:PFLUO_004194-T1.cds;~source:funannotate), whose translation MKWDFVSQPIAVASAMISRTGMMWFLSTCFAASDRRIRLSITICGIVQVVVNMITIVQIIVQCGPNPYRPTDRVQYFHYMWTALPADGSVKCQSPTVQTTVGFVQGGFNSLIDFFLGVLAAVELWQFFLRTLHREPNVSFWYQFRKINNTVRSRRIWQTLTLSGPLILSGAASIVKTYKLKSLGDRLDFTYNIVSFVLWVKIENYSILLASCAPVARIFLRTIVDQRRIGRPHGYWSRSRSATKENNTDDTELKPRGKDPLESSMGQHWEHDEERTPYPWGLHERCESRVSKEHNAPQPANDGQVTVKTDIIVQVDDNHSTSSGDARLLPHGGEPQPIEEMC comes from the exons ATGAAATGGGACTTTGTGTCCCAACCGATCG CGGTGGCATCGGCCATGATCTCCCGGACGGGCATGATGTGGTTTTTATCGACTTGCTTCGCAGCCAGCGACAGGAGGATCCGCCTGTCCATCACCATTTGCGGCATCGTGCAGGTTGTGGTCAACATGATCACCATTGTCCAGATCATCGTCCAGTGTGGGCCGAACCCGTATCGCCCGACTGATCGGGTGCAATATTTCCACTACATGTGGACCGCGCTGCCGGCCGATGGTTCGGTGAAGTGTCAATCTCCCACCGTCCAGACAACCGTTGGCTTTGTGCAAGGAGGATTTAACTCCTTGattgacttcttcctcggcgtgCTGGCTGCTGTAGAACTCTGGCAGTTCTTCCTGCGAACTCTGCACCGGGAACCCAACGTGTCCTTCTGGTATCAGTTCCGCAAGATCAATAACACCGTCCGGTCCCGCCGCATCTGGCAGACTCTCACTCTCAGCGGACCTCTGATATTGTCGGGAGCCGCCTCGATTGTCAAGACCTAT AAACTCAAGTCCCTCGGTGATCGACTCGACTTCACTTATAATATCGTGTCCTTTGTGCTCTGGGTCAA GATCGAGAATTATAGTATCCTGCTGGCGTCGTGCGCCCCCGTGGCTCGGATCTTCCTCCGAACGATTGTCGATCAGCGCCGTATAGGCCGACCTCATGGCTACTGGTCCCGATCTCGGTCTGCGACCAAGGAAAACAACACTGATGATACCGAGTTGAAACCCCGGGGCAAGGACCCGCTAGAGTCATCGATGGGGCAACACTGGGAGCATGACGAAGAGCGGACACCGTACCCGTGGGGCTTACACGAACGGTGTGAGAGTCGAGTGTCCAAGGAACACAACGCACCGCAGCCGGCCAACGACGGCCAGGTAACGGTCAAGACGGATATTATCGTGCAAGTGGACGATAACCACTCGACCTCGTCGGGCGATGCTCGATTGCTTCCGCATGGCGGAGAACCGCAGCCCATCGAGGAGATGTGTTAG
- a CDS encoding uncharacterized protein (ID:PFLUO_004195-T1.cds;~source:funannotate), which produces MFSELVHHSPATADEVAAACNQARSKSEAQLGTRLAADTLYIMAGLGLVDRVDEDHFAANAITRHMDKMPSAVHGVLHFTTEGLMAGAFLMKKLEDTNFEYPFADADGPLQYAYRLMGEDDLAQEHTYSIMEKTGRMDSFNEFMVGKFLKFGTMPQRVQSLGYDLDAALAGDGDSVAMVDIGGGRGELLLEVQAAYPHLRPESLVVQEFNAEIDNVSGVRLMEWNYKELGEQPIKGARVYSLQHIVHNLPDLDAVALLQKISRAMGPESRLLIHEYAKNMTYTSLHANMIALYGGRERSAPEWRQLASVAGLEITFEAYARAGESLVEMRRVDRDKGVP; this is translated from the exons ATGTTCAGCGAGCTGGTACATCACAGCCCGGCGACCGCAGACGAAGTGGCCGCGGCCTGCAACCAGGCCCGATCCAAAAGCGAGGCTCAGCTCG GTACCAGACTAGCCG CGGATACGCTCTACATCATGGCCGGCCTGGGCCTGGTGGATCGCGTGGACGAGGATCATTTTGCTGCTAACGCCATCACAAGACATATGGATAAAATGCCTTCTGCAGTGCATGGGGTCTTGCATTT CACGACCGAGGGGTTGATGGCTGGGGCATTCctgatgaagaagctcgAAGATACCAACTTTGAGTATCCCTTTGCCGATGCAGACGGTCCCCTGCAATACGCCTACCGGCTCATGGGCGAAGATGATCTAGCCCAAGAACATACGTACTCGATCATGGAGAAGACCGGCCGCATGGACAGCTTCAACGAATTCATGGTGGGCAAGTTCCTCAAGTTTGGCACTATGCCCCAGCGCGTCCAGTCCCTCGGGTATGATCTAGACGCCGCTCTGGCCGGAGATGGCGACTCCGTGGCCATGGTCGACATCGGGGGTGGGCGGGGGGAATTATTACTCGAGGTCCAGGCGGCGTACCCCCACCTGAGACCGGAAAGTCTGGTGGTGCAGGAGTTCAACGCCGAAATCGACAATGTGTCGGGAGTGCGTCTGATGGAATGGAACTACAAGGAACTGGGCGAGCAGCCTATCAAGGGTGCGCGGGTCTACTCTCTTCAGCATATTGTCCATAATCTGCCGGACCTGGATGCGGTAGCCCTGCTGCAGAAGATCTCGCGTGCCATGGGACCGGAATCACGGTTGCTGATACATGAGTACGCCAAGAACATGACCTACACGTCCCTGCATGCCAACATGATTGCCCTGTATGGCGGGCGTGAGCGCAGCGCTCCCGAATGGCGCCAGTTGGCCAGCGTGGCGGGACTCGAGATCACCTTTGAGGCGTATGCGAGGGCCGGAGAGTCACTAGTGGAGATGCGGCGTGTCGACCGAGACAAAGGAGTACCGTAA